From Diorhabda carinulata isolate Delta chromosome Y, icDioCari1.1, whole genome shotgun sequence:
ATTATGACGGGTTAATGTCACATCCTACAGACGTCAACTAATGACGTACCTAGTCCGGCTGGtgagacgtcaaaatgacgtacttacttttgacaaatgacgtataagtaggatcaaaaatataaaaaaatgggttcaaattaataccagtttattacaaaatcttaaaaaactacatactattacacttatagaacataaaagttgaaataaggaattactaatgatgcaataatgaaaatgacaaccattcctgcttgaaaggaaaaacaatacatttcgaaaaaactttgtggCAGTGCAATAACTCGATATACTCTGATAAATTTTGGATGCGATAAACATAGAATTCTTTTGAGTCGACAgggtatttgtaaaatgaacggTAATCCTGAAACCTCCtacctaatataaaaactgctccattattatccactactatattttctattttgaaaaccagtccttctaaggtaagacaaaaacaatttgcttctgaatatgatgcaatagaaaaaataaaatctttataatgaagctttttatACTGCTTGCAAGAGAAATTTGGCGTTGGTCCTAAGAAATGGGACAATTCACATTTACAGAAGTGTTCatcatcaggtgaagtagagtcatgtttttcgtacactgtcatttcaatttcttttaagcgTCTATTAATCTGTTGTAATGGTTTATTCGGAGACTGAACTAACGATTTTAAATGGTggagataattttcaaatggaaatgctGACGAATTGTCTAGTGGCCCGAAATTTTCAACGTCATCTGCCAAATGTAATAAGGAATGTACATTGTAAACTAAGAACTCTAATCCGTAGATCTTTTCACTGTGCGTTACGAATAAATGCAAAAGTTGGCGCGCAAATGGAACtccgaatttttcaatatggcgtTTAGAAATAAGTATCATAATTGAACaatgaaatagcaaaaaatgctCATATATTGCCAAATCGACATTCCCATACAAAGCAACTGGCCCAATATACAGTAAAAATGTTCGAAATTCCGTTGCTTTCCAATCTGCCAACTGAGACAAACTGCGCCCTTTCCGATTGAATTCTACTGGAATACATTTActgagaaaaacaattttttcagatacATTTTGAAATGCAGTAGAGCTCATTTTGGCTCGGCTTGCGCGTCCTGTCCAAATAcgcaaaagttttttcattacacCTAGACAAACTAGGTGCATATAGTCTAAAGGAAAGACATAGGGTCTTCA
This genomic window contains:
- the LOC130902873 gene encoding uncharacterized protein LOC130902873 isoform X1 — translated: MHLVCLGVMKKLLRIWTGRASRAKMSSTAFQNVSEKIVFLSKCIPVEFNRKGRSLSQLADWKATEFRTFLLYIGPVALYGNVDLAIYEHFLLFHCSIMILISKRHIEKFGVPFARQLLHLFVTHSEKIYGLEFLVYNVHSLLHLADDVENFGPLDNSSAFPFENYLHHLKSLVQSPNKPLQQINRRLKEIEMTVYEKHDSTSPDDEHFCKCELSHFLGPTPNFSCKQYKKLHYKDFIFSIASYSEANCFCLTLEGLVFKIENIVVDNNGAVFILGRRFQDYRSFYKYPVDSKEFYVYRIQNLSEYIELLHCHKVFSKCIVFPFKQEWLSFSLLHH